The genomic stretch GTAGCACACCAGGAATTAGGAAACATACTAATTTCACACAAATGAATtagtattatattttgataataACTTCATTTCGGATGTAGTGCAAAACGATACTTTTACAACCTTCAATATAAAGTTGACAAatcagtaaaaagaaaaaaccaattGATTTTGTTTAGGCATAAAGTTAGAatgaatgggaaaaaaaaaatgaaaaagttttgtggatcaattgattttgtttaaagaTATGTTGTTTTCAGATCTATTTCATTTAGTGTTTTTAACTTATGTGTCAAAATTTGAGTGGAGATTGTAAAAGTTAGTTTTACAACATATCTAGATAGAAGGAattctcttttatattaatatttatccAACTTCCTAGTTATTTGAATGTGGTATTTAAGAGTAATGCAataagtcttcctagagtccTCCCGTAGTggcccaaataattaactaagcttaggtagcttagttagagggttaatttggactttgggttaCTAGGGACAACTAGAAGGGTATTTAGGGGATTTGGACTTTCGGACCAGACGTATGCTAGGGTTGTCGGACGTACGCTCTCGTCTGTAGTAGAGGATGTACGCGGGGGGACCACTGTACGTACGCTGTCAATAGTACATCGTACTCTACCAATAGTACACGGCCGTACGCTGGGGACCACacggacgtacgctacttttggaATACCCCTTGGTTAATACCTGGACAtacgctacagcctttggaTCGTTAGGTaaatagtactggacgtacgCCCCTATAGTACCAGACGTCCGTTACTTTTCAGAgaagttggtagcgccctctgctataaataccccctaccctCAAGGTTTCTCACACCCATTCTCGTTCCCAGGCTCTCTGATACCCCTGTGTGAGTGTTTTttgagtgtgttcttgtgagattgtgtgttttgtggagaatgAGAGGTGTTTTCTTGGAGGTTGCTTTTAGGAGGTAACCCTTTGCGCTAAACTTTTCTTTCTAGGTtgttatgctcttttaatgctttctaaAGTTGCTTAGACGTTGGTTTGAAACGTTAAACATGTTATATCATTGATCTTGTTTAGAGGTGGGCTTAGTTCCATTGTGTTTTCTATTGCATGGAGACCTTtttttgagataggaggtcctagATATTCTTTTGGTAGCCTTAGAAATcgatttgggaggataggaggatgaatgaaccaaatgaggttctacttgaacctTCTCGGTGGACGTATTGCTACGAACCCGAACGTACAGTCAGAAGGGTTCCAGGGAACACCACTTTGGCCAGTCATCTGATatcctctgttttcatgttctaggttcattttagttggatttagaactaatgataggtatTTTCTTAGTATTCAAGGCTATGGAGGCTCAAGAAAATTTTACGGAGGAACCTTACGAcccaggtgagtacaaactcacatggatgtttattgttacttttcctgcattgcatgtctattttatatatatcaaacatgcatactTTGCAACTctaatgaaatacattttggaactactgtgaactctcttttgtgaaaacgtgtgttgattaacaagataacaatgaagcttgtaaaactatgcatgtaaaaaactgataagattaattgtatTGTATAACATAGTATACTGGTACGTGCAGGATAACGGCCAttggcttactatacaggttaactttatggtcaaatgtgtgtgtgtgtgggctttggatccaatggtttcgtgaccaaggcacaaccattccctaatggatagTTACTATAgaacggacatcattagtggtgtgtgCCACCCGATGTCaaactcggtcgtgccactaatgttatgtatgGTAGTGTGCAACATTCGGGCCACCGGTGTTGTACTACAGGTCCTTCAGGACAGCGCTAACCTTGCTGAGAATAGGTAAtatttcgggtagaccatacggttgaactattatTGTTACTCATGAgtatatgcatatattatatctatatcacatccatgataaactgtcataatgttgcatgtacTTTATAAATAACTGAATTCACCATTTAATAatgggtacgtcatgtgcatttatactcactaagtcgtcggacttacccttgtattatttttcctttttctccatatgtacaactatgcggttatagatagtttagcagaggAGGATACCCCGAAGCATCCAGTTATCTTGGAGGATTTGACCCGGAAGAGGCTTGAgaacttattgcaagcttaggcgaacgctcatggtaactagtacttttgagttatgctgtaaacttagagcttttatgcatgtTTGCATATTAAAGTATGGtatgaatcccttgtaaagatgatgacttgtatAATGTGATTTTAGCTATTTAATGATCTTTGGTAGATACTCTGGTTGTAACGgttatgtttatagaatctttttgttTCCGCTGTTTAGTATCATCTCTTTTTGAAAAGTAGAGGTCCTTGAGTCTTGTTCGAAGtggaataaggctgggagacgaaccgtgaagttaattactagttaattaattttcagggCTTTACACTTCCTaaagtcatcccaaatgtgatgtggcttttaaaattattgttgaatttgagatgtgatttattaatttttgatctattgtgattttaaaagccacatcacatttgggatgattTTAGAAGGACTCTAGGAacacttatagcattactcagtATTTAATTGGATTTggacaaacaaaacaaaaacaaaaaggaattgATTCATATCAGCAAGCGATTATTCACCAAAAGCCTAACTGTACTAGATGCATATTATTATTGAGAAAATTTCAAGTACAAAATAAAGTTATTCAGGCCAAGAGAGGAGGCTAACACATGCTAATGTTTAAATGACTCAGATAATTATGTCAAATTATAATGGCCTTATGGCATCGCCAAGTATATAGTACTCCACCATCCATACTTTCTTCTCGTATGAGGTAAAATTTTGGCATGGACTAATATGGATTAACAACCCTTATCATCTCACTGCCAAAATTTCAGTTAGTAGAACTagtcaaaagcttttttttttttttttttttttaaaaaagaagaagttatatttcaaattttcaatatatatctCTAAATAAATGCCCTCACTAATAAGCAATAGATACTCTTCAAATAATTTAGAGAAATAACAAATGAGGAAGTCCAGGTTTAAGGATTAGATAGAAATGTCCGTAGAGAAAGGCAGGTAATTTATGATCATTTACAATTTCAAACTTCTTATAAGTGTAATATCCTTAGCAAATGACAAAAGtcacaaaacaacaagaaaacaaCAGGCCCTAATGTGCACATTGGGCTGGGCCAATTCCAGCAAATTTTGAACTATTAACTCAAAGCTTATTGttcaagcccaagcccaaatgGGCAAATGTTCAacttcaatctctctctctcttttatagtCGAAACTAAAAACCCTGTGAATCATTTCTGCTTTCCCTAACCCAGCAACACACATACCCATTACCCCCAACAAATTGCCTGAAGACTTGGTGACGCAAATTCTGCTATGCCTTCCAGTCGTCTCTCTCTTGTGTTTCAAGTGCGTATGCAAATCTTGGTATGCTCTCATCATACACCAAAACTTCGTAAGAAAACACCACATCCTGGTTGGCATATGCTGATGACCGGGAGAcatttgttttatcatttgacaTGAGCAATGAGGTATTCCTAAAAACACCACATCCAGATAATGTTAAAGGGGAAGTCATTTTCGTGTTAAATGAATCGATTGCCATGGCTGGTATTATATGGGGTGAAGAATAGACAGAGATTCGATTTGATATATGGTTGTTGCTTAAAATTGGTGTTAAGGACTCTTGGACCAGGCTTCGAATAGGACTGTTGTGATCTAATATATGAACTGAACATATATCAACTAGACTGTACATCAAGGGTTTAGTTGCTCTAAGAAATCTGCAAGGAGCTTGCATATATTTGATCAAATTTGGAGTTGATTCTAATGATGCATTATCCTATAATCATGTTTCAACATTATCCTATAATCATGTTAgaatggaaaaaaagaagaagccaaaGTTATGCACATTAAAAAACTAAGTACTTTCAGTTTCATTCGTTGCCAAGAAACAGAAGTACCTGAACTgctaaaattgattttcactatATACAAATGTTTATGTTGCTATTCTCTTTCACTATATTAGGATTTAAGGAGCCATTTAACCCAACTTAGTTAATCATCTTTCTTGAAGGCTTCTATGGTTGAACAAAAGTTCAAGTCCCACTCTTCACTTTGTCTATTATCATTCTATtgagagtaatgctatttagtagactcatGTACAATTTTCATACAACCGAATAACGTGATAGTAAAAAtaacacttgtaaaaaaataaaaataaaaaccacttCATTCTATAGAGTATCTAGCGACTAACTTGGTTGCTATATCTACATTTAGGGAAGCTCAAACTGATGTAGTCAAGTTTAATAGCCCTTTAGTCGGTTATTGttaatacacacacacacacactagactttatcacatcaattttgtAGGATGTTTCATGTTTGTGTGAAATGTAGCATTCAAAActgcatttttatcttacaattatttcataatgttGATTCACTAATCATAACCAATCCTTTTATCGAtcagtgttaaaaaaaaaaaataaagcatttcaATTGTTGTTTGTAAGTGGcattaatattatgaaataatcgtaagataaaaatataatttattatattattcaaaagataatttatttttttatgaatgaattTCTATAAACAGAATATATCACTCTCTAACTAAAAAAGCTAGAACCCATATGCCAACAAGCATCACAATAGGCTCCTTATATTTAGTTTTTCCCTACAAATTTAACAAACCTCATAAAAACACACATTTAACAAACTCCAtactttactttatttttaacttttgtcaCACTTCCTACATTCCAAAAGTCAAAAAGTTAAagttaaacaatttttttgtatttattttttactttcttgcTATACACTACCCTTTATGCTTATGTTGTTggttggtttaaaactaataaaaaataggttAGTTTCACAAAGATTCTTTGAACTTCAACACGTTTTGAAAAAATCcatccaaagttcaaaaactctaaatttcaCCATTTGAACttataatttgatgcaatctactcTTTCCGTTAGGATTTGGTGTTAAAATCTTAACAGAGGCTATGAAAAATACCATAATAcactcaaatttttgtttttttgtttttttttttcatgtgaaattaagggtaaatttggaataaaAGTTTTAGGGGGTATAAAAAGGTTATTTTATCCATGTTAATGTTTGTTTAACGCCAAACATAACGTATGAGGTAgattatatcaaattaaaagttcgagggttgaaattgagagtttttgaactttggagggtTTTCTAAAAACGCGTAGAAGTTCATGAGGCCTTTGTGACGTTtcccctaaaaaataatatttaactaaagtagagaaaaaagttaaaaatttagtatttgAGTCATTATTAAAGTggcttttcaaatttgaaaagtgaacttttcttttcaaatttggcTTTTGTTTGATGAGCTCACTAAGAATGCTTTACAGTCAACATCCAGCCCCAAAAGAAAGAACTCAGCTGTACAAACTCCAATTTCAATATTGTAAGATTAAACCCACTACATCAAGTtgaggccttgtttggcaatggacttgcataagtttcaatttttttttagggaaaaatataaaaaagcctcccaaactactagcCGTTTTGGATTTAGCCCCTAATATtacaaaagtcataaagtagccccccaaactactaagcttttgcattttggccactccgttagtcaacacCGTCAGTCTGGACGGAAAACACAAAACGGCGTCATTTGGATGGGGtgaagttactacaatgcccttatatatatatatataaggtgcAAAATGgtgccgttttgcttagggtataCTTTAAGTCCCTTTCTTCCAATTCCCATCTCCCCCAATCGAGACCCTTCACACGCAGCCCAGCCGCACGCCGTCCCCTCTTCTCCTTCACACGCAGCCGAGCCGCACGGTGCCATcccatcttctccttcacacgCAGCCGAGCCGCACGGTCCCGTCCCGCTGCTCCAAACGTCTCCTTCACACGCAGCCCACCCGTCTGCTCCGAACGTCTCCTTCACACGCAGCTGAGCCGTACGGTCCCATCCCTTTTACTCCGATCGTCTCCCCCACACAGCCGATCGGCCACTGAAGGTAGCCCACTAATTTCCCAATTGAGTTGTTcctattttttagggtttgtggAGAAAGGTTTTGGTCGTGTGTAGATGTATTGATGTTCTGATTTATTGTGAAGGAAAATTAGCTTATAGTGTCCGAAAGTGATATGGGTCCCTATGTTTAGAAGATTTTTGTTTGTATAGTTTTTTCCTTGGCTGCAGACCGttgttttgtatatttttattttggtataaTATTTGAAGTTATTGGTTTATGAGTTTGTTGTCTGCTTATTGTCGGATGGGTTGGCTGTatggtttgtttttttgcattctGCATTCCCTTTTTTATGTGGTCCCCCTGCTGTAATGCATGCCATCTGTGATCCCCTTTGTTGTCTGCTgtaaaggaaatgaaagaaaaatctgAAGAAACCATGACAAGTAATACATTATAAGGTGaccaaaaattaacaaaaaagaaatcaaattgtTCAAATGTAGAGCACCCACCCTGCTTCTTTCAACCTACGGCTTGGgtgtcaaattttgatttttctatgcTACAAACcaccattttatttaaaatgcactcccaaatgaGGAAccttcaataattttatttaaaaacgcaTCTTTGGCTTGCAAAATCTTAAATGAACTCCAATGGAAAGTAGACATTAACAAAGAACCTTAGAAGTTGTATTTATTTTggcatgaaaaaaaattgttagatgtCGGATGGTTGTTGTTCTACCAGTAAAATTCGAACCtaaaatgcttttttattttatttttataaaaaatgatggaAACCTCACTTTCAAAACAATGTTgaaataagttaaaaagaaagaaagtgaaaatgtcattaaaaaacacaaatgtTGACGAATTAGTTGCATCCTCCGACCATGCTTGACTAGCTCCAAAAGGGATATCCAAATATATACGTTTTTCTCCCTTATGATGTGAGTGtttgaatattcaaatattaccattttcttctcttctttatcttttcctttttcatttttcttttcattttatctctccttaattatatgcatcatgcatgcatagGAGAGGAGAGAAATACGAATATGCTACGAATATGCCTCACTTTCGTGATATTTTGTTGCTACTTGTATGCTACAAGTGTTTGAGAATGTCAAGTTGACAAgaatgataataatttttttttatttttttatttttttaagggaagctttcatattcatttattgaaaaagaaaaatcaattaaagTTACAAAATTGTGTGATCATTTCGTAACATAAAAAAAGTTATCTTGGAAAACAGTATGTGTAGCACTTAATTCATTTTTACTCTAGTAatgtaaaaatatattcttgatttattttttttatctcacatataaaatcacaataattaatttatagtgtCGAGTAACGCTATACCCATCACTATTTCCAACCTCCATCTGCAATGGGTGACGTGGCCATATAAAATactcatatgatcatataaagCTGCATGTGCCTTTATAATTGGGTGTACATAATTAATGACCATATATTGTCTACATTTGTTTCCGAGATGTTCCCTTACTCTAGATTACATGCATTGTACAATTtaatgtaaattattatttttatttttcctatgaagtgactttaattaatttgttaaagTTAAATTATACTTAATACTAGTTGATATTTACGTAAGCtcgaatttttgtttttttgttttttttatatattttattgagttgttaattttctttgatCCTTTTATTGTTGATGATGACTATACGAGAGCTTGTGTTTGAGGTGCATTACGGTGGTAAGATTAATAGGGGGTTTACGTGCACATATGTGGGGGGTGATGTAGATGTGCATGATGAGACGTATGACGAGAAcaagttgtcattttttgagATTGAAGGTATAGTAAAGAAATATGGATACAAGTCAGGGGATCTTGTGTATTACTTGAAACCAGGTTGTACTTTTCAAGGtggtttaaaattaatttcatgaGATCATAATGTCTTGGAAATGGTTGCTGCACATAAAGGGGTATCGGTTATTGAGTTGTACCTTGTTTCATTTGATGAGCCTGCagttaatgatgatgatgatggtgaataTGGTGAAAATAGTAGGATTGACCGAGATGATCCTTATTGGGAAGAAGTATTCGAACCAGACTTGTTTGATGAAGATAATAACCTCCCTGGGCCATCCATGGCAGGAGGAAATGTTGAGGAGGGTGGTGTTGAGGGTAATGAGGAGGGTCATGGGGAGGGTAATGAGGGTGAGGATGGGGATGAGGAGGGTGATGGGGAGGGTAATGAGGGTGAGGATGGGGACGAGGAGGAGGAGAGTGATGAGGCGGCGGATGATGATAATCAAAATGCAAATGCAGGGGGAGCTAAAAATGCGAGTGGAAGGGGTCAGTGCTATGGTGATgaggttgatgatgatgaagcaAACTCTACCATGGCCCGAAGTGACATTCTTGTATCCCCTCCTATAAGTGACGAGGAGAATGAGGTTTCATCTATTGCCAGATGTGTAACTAGGCGAACTGAGTTTCAACAAACTGACAGGTCGAATCCACAGTTGAGTAATGAGCAGTTGTTTCCCTCAATCAAAGTCTTTAGAGAAGCAATTAGGGAGAACAACCTGAAGAAGGGGAAGGATattaggtttaaaaaaaattacctggCAAAATGTATTGTCGTATGCAGGGATCCAGGTTGTAGGTATCGGGTTTACGGTCGTAAATGCAAGGATCAAGAGTCATTTGAAATTAGATCGATACAAGACAAACACACTTATACAAGGCAGCATAAGAATTCGATTGTGAAATCTGGATGGATTGCTGATAAACTTATTGACAAGTTTAGAGTGCAGCCTAACATGCCGTTGAAGGCGATTCTTGGGGAAGTCAAAGACAAGTTGGGTGTTGACGTTAATAATTGCCAATTGTATAGGACTAGAAGAATTGCAAAGGAAATGCTTCAGGGGAAAGTAAAGATGCAATACAATAAGCTTTGGGATTATTGTGAAACCATTAAACAAATGAATCGGGGTAGTTGTGTGATGATGAAGGTTGATAGACCTTTACCTGACCATCCTGCATGTTTCCAAAGGTTGTATTTCTCATTGGCTGCCATGAAGAAAGGTTTTCGAGCTGGTTGTATGCCTTTCATTGGGTTGGATGGGTGCTTTTTGAAAGGGACTTATAAGGGACACCTTTTGTTGGCCATTTCTAGGGATGGCAATAATAACATGTACCCAATGGCTCTTGCAGTTGTTGAGGCAGAAACCAAAGACAGTTGGatatggtttcttgagactttggtCTCAAACCTTGGCACCCCCCCTGTACAAGGATGGACATTTATTTCTGATCGTCAAAAGGTAAGTATATTATAAGTTCattatgtttatttctttttctttttcgttgttTTCATCAAAAGATAACCAAgtgttgtttattatttattatggTTGCAGGGGCTGCAACCAGCGTTTGACGTGGTGCTTCCTGGGGGTGACCATCGGTTCTGTGTGAGGCATTTGTATGCGAATTACAGAGACTCAAGTCATCGTGGTCTTGCCTTGAAAGACAAGTTATGGGCTGCGGCTGTAGCATACACTGAAGCTGAATTCCATAAGGAAATGAATGAATTGAAGCATATAAGCGAGCATGCATACAACTACTTGTCAAATGTTGACCCAAGCTTATAGTCCAGGGCTTGGTTCAATACATTTCCGAGGTGTGATCTACTT from Corylus avellana chromosome ca1, CavTom2PMs-1.0 encodes the following:
- the LOC132168430 gene encoding uncharacterized protein LOC132168430, giving the protein MVAAHKGVSVIELYLVSFDEPAVNDDDDGEYGENSRIDRDDPYWEEVFEPDLFDEDNNLPGPSMAGGNVEEGGVEGNEEGHGEGNEGEDGDEEGDGEGNEGEDGDEEEESDEAADDDNQNANAGGAKNASGRGQCYGDEVDDDEANSTMARSDILVSPPISDEENEVSSIARCVTRRTEFQQTDRSNPQLSNEQLFPSIKVFREAIRENNLKKGKDIRFKKNYLAKCIVVCRDPGCRYRVYGRKCKDQESFEIRSIQDKHTYTRQHKNSIVKSGWIADKLIDKFRVQPNMPLKAILGEVKDKLGVDVNNCQLYRTRRIAKEMLQGKVKMQYNKLWDYCETIKQMNRGSCVMMKVDRPLPDHPACFQRLYFSLAAMKKGFRAGCMPFIGLDGCFLKGTYKGHLLLAISRDGNNNMYPMALAVVEAETKDSWIWFLETLVSNLGTPPVQGWTFISDRQKGLQPAFDVVLPGGDHRFCVRHLYANYRDSSHRGLALKDKLWAAAVAYTEAEFHKEMNELKHISEHAYNYLSNVDPSL